One window from the genome of Nitrosospira multiformis encodes:
- a CDS encoding ComEA family DNA-binding protein has protein sequence MRKLFFLIVMLVALAGPVYAAVNINTATQGELETLQGIGPAKAKAIVDHRKKNGPFKSPGDLEKVNGIGPATMKQLRKDITVGGTSAAKENKPSVRQ, from the coding sequence ATGAGAAAACTATTTTTTCTTATTGTCATGTTGGTTGCGCTTGCCGGTCCGGTCTACGCGGCTGTCAACATCAATACCGCCACTCAGGGCGAGCTTGAGACCCTTCAGGGAATCGGTCCAGCCAAAGCCAAGGCTATCGTCGATCATCGTAAGAAGAATGGCCCATTCAAATCGCCGGGTGATCTGGAAAAGGTTAATGGCATTGGCCCTGCCACCATGAAGCAACTGCGCAAGGACATTACGGTTGGCGGCACTTCTGCGGCCAAGGAAAATAAGCCGTCTGTCAGGCAATAA
- the ssb gene encoding single-stranded DNA-binding protein, producing the protein MASVNKVILIGNLGKDPETRYMPNGDAVTNITLATTETWKDKNGEKQEKTEWHRVTFYRKLAEIAGEYLKKGRPVYVEGRLETRKWTDKAGVERYTTDIIASDMKMLGSKPGSGSYEGGEREESSFAPSTSGGKAAPRSGTGFDDMDDDIPF; encoded by the coding sequence ATGGCATCAGTCAACAAAGTCATACTCATCGGCAATCTCGGTAAAGACCCCGAGACCCGCTACATGCCAAATGGCGACGCGGTGACCAATATCACTTTGGCAACCACGGAAACATGGAAAGACAAAAACGGTGAAAAGCAGGAAAAAACCGAATGGCATCGCGTCACGTTTTACCGCAAACTGGCGGAAATCGCTGGTGAATACCTGAAGAAAGGCCGTCCGGTATATGTCGAGGGACGGCTGGAAACCCGTAAATGGACCGACAAAGCCGGCGTTGAGCGCTACACTACCGATATTATCGCCAGCGACATGAAAATGCTGGGCAGCAAGCCGGGAAGCGGTAGTTACGAGGGGGGAGAAAGGGAAGAGAGCAGTTTTGCGCCGAGTACATCCGGAGGTAAAGCTGCCCCAAGAAGTGGCACCGGGTTCGATGACATGGATGATGATATTCCGTTTTGA